CGCTGCCTGCGGATATTGTGCACGCGCAGCCAGTTGGCGGTCCGGGTCCGAGGTGACGATGACGTCGAGACTGAAATTCTCCAGTGCCGCGAGTGAGGGGGCGTGGAAGATGCCTCCCGCGTGTCCGAACCCCAACAGGGCCGTACGAATTCTTTGTGTCATGGGTCATACCTTACCGGGGACGCTAAAGTATGACTCATGAGCCTTCTTGCACCCCGCCTCAGCTCCGCTTTGAATCCTGGCGAGCAAGGCACTTTAGCCAGTGTTTTGGCCGGCAGCGACGACGTCACAGTGTTTGTGGACGGCACTGCCCACCGGCTGGCACCCGAGGCAAGGGACGCCGTCCTGGATCTCCTGCAACGGCTCGCTGGTGGCGACACCGTGACGGTGGCCAGCGTAGCCGAACTACTGACCACCTCACAGGCGGCAGAACTGGCAGGAATTTCCCACACGTTTCTGCGTAACATGACGGACCGGGGCGAGATTCCGGTCCAATACAGGGGATCACATCGTCGGATTCGCCGCGAGGACGTCATGGCGTGGCTGGCGGGTCAAGAAAATGCCACCAACACCCACTGAAAGCTGCAACGGTATGGTCCCCACCGTGGCAGTGCTGCTCGCTGCAGGTTCCGGGAGCCGTTTGGGGCGCGGACCCAAGGCGTTGCTGCCCTTCCACGGATCCACTCTCGTGGAACATGCAGCCCAGGCATTGCGCGACGGCGGGTGTACCGAAACAGTGGTGGTGGCCGGATCCGGATCCGCTCAGCTCCAGGCGCTGCAGGCCACGGCCACCGCACGGCCCGCTGGGCGTTCCCGGGCACGGGCTCTTACCGCCTGCCACCTGGTGGTCAACGAGGACTGGGCAACAGGGATGGGCGGCTCGTTCCGGCTCGGCGTGGCCTCCGTCAACCCCGGGCACAACGTGCTGGTGGCGCTCGTGGACCAGCCCGGCGTCACTGCCGGGCTGGTCGCACGGTTACTCGCGGCCCACCAGCCGGGACGGATCACGGCGGCGGGCTATGCGCAGGCCCCCGGTTTCGGCGCCGGCCCCACACCGTCGCTGGTCCGCGGACACCCCATCATTTTCAGCCCCTCACTAGCCGCCGCGGCCGCCGCTTTGTCCGACGGCGACGCCGGGGCCCGCACCTTCCTGCGCGACTACCCCGAGTTGATCGACGTCGTCGACTGCAGCGATCTCAGCGACGGCGCCGACGTCGACACCCCAGCGGATCTGCGCCTGCTCGACTGACCATTTCCGCGCCAGCTGGAATCCCAGGCTAGATCCGGGGACGGCTCGACCAGCGGGCCGCCTTGAGCGCCACATGAAGTTCCAGCCTGACACGGCCAGCCAACGGGTCTGCTCCAATAATTCCGCGCACCCGGGCCAGCCGGTTGTAGATGGTAGACCGGTGCAGGTGCAGCGCTCCGGCGATCTTAGCCACGGCGCCGTCGTTGTCATACAGCAGTTCAAGCACCGGAAACAGCTCCGCGGCGCCGTCCTTGTCCCGGATCAGCCGGTAGTACACGCTGTCCTCCGGGTTTGCCGCCCCGCCAGCGAGCACCTCATACACCCCGGCCCCACGCACGTCCAAGACGGCGCCCAGGGCAGGGTCCACCACGGCCGCTTGGACGGCAATTTTCGATTCCCTGTAGGCCTCGGGCAGTGCCCGCAGGGAGGTGAAGGACTCCCCGATCCCCATCACCACGTTCGACGCTGGAACACCAGTGCGCTTGCGCAGCTCAGCCGTGTAGCGCTCAAGGACGGCGGCATGCCCTGCCCGGCCCTGCGTTGCCCGAAACAGCATCACCGCGTGCGTGCCCATGCCTGCGGTGAACAAGGCGCCGTCAATGCCAATGGTTGCCTGCAACCCGGCGCTGCGGTGCACTAAGGCGGCGGCCAGCGAATCGTATTGGGCGTGTCCGCGCCGGAGGCGGGCCTCGACGGGGTCCGCCACCGCGTAGACGGTGGCAACTTGCCAAGGACCGCGCCGGCGAATCTCGGGCCATTCAGAGACCACCTCGATGAGGTGTTTGTCGCCCTCCGCTGCGTTGAGGAACTCCTGTTCCCTTGCGCGCCGCAGGCTCGATTCGGCCGTGTTGGACTCCAGCAACAGTGTGGCCAGGAGGTCAAGGGAGTCCCTAACCTGCGGCAATTGGGCGAGGATCGCCGTCGCACTTTGTTCGATGTGATCTTGTTGGACCCACAGGTAACCCACCCGAAATCCGCGCACCAGCAGTGGTACACACACCCTGCCCAGCATGCCCAACTCCTCATTCGCCGGCACCACCACGGGGCGCACGGCCGCGGCGATCCCGTGCGAATGCTGCCAGCTGTTGACATCGGCGGGTACCTTCTTGCTGAGCAAAAAGTTCACCCGCACCCTGTCGGCGTGGGACTGGTTGGCGCTGTACGCCAGTAAAAGCCCGTCCAGATCTTCCAGCGAAAGTCCACGCCCCAGCTCGAGCGCGAGCCGTTCCACAAGGTCCTCGATCTCCTGGTTTCGCATGACACCAGACTAGACGCCCCAAACAGACAAAAGGAGACAATTGCCCCACCTGGATTCGACATTTGTCGAGTCGGGTGGGTTCAAACCCCTGCAATTGCGCCCCGCCCGGACTTCCCCGCAACTAGTCCCTATGAAACACCTCACAGCGGGGCTCTAGTGTTGTAGTCACGAGAGCAGCTTCCGGCAACGTGCCGGCCGCCATGAAAAGAGGACCGAATCATGATCATTGGCGTTCCCAAGGAAATCAAGAACAACGAATTCCGCGTGGCCATCACGGCCTCCGGGGTCCATGAGTTCGTCCGCCAGGGCCACACGGTGCTGATTGAGCGCGGCGCCGGCGTGGGGTCCAGCATCGAGGACAGCGAATACACGGGCGCCGGGGCGGAACTTGTCACCGACGCCGCCGAGGTGTGGGGCCGCGCCGACATGGTCATGAAGGTCAAGGAGCCGATCAGTGTTGAGTACCCGCATTTCCGCAAGGGCCTGGTGCTGTTCACCTACTTGCACTTGGCCGCCGAGCCGGAACTGACCCGCGCCCTCATGTCCAGCGGTGTGACGGCGATCGCGTACGAAACTGTCCAGATTGGCCGCAGCCTGCCGTTGCTGGCACCCATGTCGGAGGTGGCTGGCCGGTTATCGGTCCAGGTGGGCGCCGCATGCCTGACCGCCCCCGCCGGAGGCAAGGGGATCCTGCTCGGCGGCGTCCCCGGGGTCCGCCCGGCAAACGTTGTCATCCTCGGTGCCGGAGTCTCGGGCACCAACGCTGCGGCCATGGCCATTGGGGCCGGTGCGGATGTGACCATTTTGGATATCAACATCGTCCGGCTGCAGGAATTGGATGCCCAGTATCAGGGCCGTCTGAAAACCGTTGCCTCGAATTCCCTTGAGATTGAGCGCTCGCTCATGCAGGCGGATCTTGTCATTGGCTCGGTGTTGATCCCCGGGGCCAAGGCACCGAAATTGGTCACAAATGACCTGGTTGCCCGCATGAAGCCCGGATCCGTGCTGGTGGATATTGCCGTGGACCAGGGCGGGTGCTTCGAGGACAGCCACCCCACCACGCACGCCGATCCCACCTTCAAGGTCCATAACTCCGTGTTTTACTGTGTAGCCAACATGCCAGGCGCCGTGCCCAATACTTCCACCTACGCGCTGACCAACGTGACCTTGCGCTACGCCGTGGCGCTGGCCAACCTGGGCGTGGCTGCGGCCCTCGAAGCCGATCCAGCCCTAGCCGCGGGGCTGAATGTGGCTGGCGGTCAGGTGGCCCACCACTCGGTCTCCGGCGCCCATGGGCTCCCACTCGCGGCGGACTGGCGCCAACTGGTCTAGCGGCTTCGCACAGTGCCGGGCGCTCTCGACACGGAGCGCCCGGCGGAGTACCGTGCGGTGTATTCAGCCAAGGAGCAGCCATGACCGCTTTCACCACATCCGCCGACGGCACCCGCATCGCCTACGACGTCCGGGGAGAGGGCCCACCGGTAATCTTGGTGGCTGGTGCCATGCAGTTTCGTGCCTTTGACCCGGTGACCTCCGCCATGGCGGGCCTGTTGTCAGCCCGCGGATTCACGGTGATCAACTTCGATCGGCGGGGCAGGGGCGAAAGTGCCCGGGCGCCGTCGTTCACGCTCTTGAACACCTTGGAAGACCTGCACGCCTTGACCGAGGTTGCTGGCGGCCCTGTGACACTGGTGGGCAATTCCTCAGGCGGGGCCATCAGCCTCGCCGCCGCCGCGGCCGGGCTTCCGGTCTCGGCCATGGTGCTCTTCGAGGTGCCACTCGGGGTGGAAGGCGGCGCAGACGGCAAGCAAAACCTGGACGGCCTGCGCGAGAGGATTGCCGGCACCAGCCCCGATGCAACCGTGGAGTACTTCATGAAAGACATGCCGACGGAGTGGCTTGAAGGTGCACGGAACAGCCCCGGATGGCCCGTCATGACGGCCATGGGCCCGTCGCTGGAGGCCGATTTTGAGGCCCTGGCCTGGACCCAGTCGGCCCCGCGCACCGAGCTATGGAAGTCCATTACGGTCCCCACCCTGGCCCTAGTCGGGGAACAAACTCTGCCCATCATGCCGCCGGCCGCCGATTCCATTGCGGCGCACCTCCTCCACGCCCGGCGCGAGAGCATTCCTGCCGCAAACCACAGCTGGGAGCCTGAAGTCATGGCCGCTAGGATCGCGGCGTTTCTCAGCGAATAGCAAAGGATTCAAACAATGGGACTAGTTACCTGCGGTGTTGGTATTTCCTTGGATGGCTACGTGGCGGGCCGGCATCAAAGTGCCGAACTGCCGATGGGCGAAGGCGTTGACAACCGCCTGCACCGGTGGATGTTTGAACAGCCCGAGGCCAACAAGGCCGAGATGGACGAGCTCACCGCCGCCGGCGCCTTCATCATGGGGCGGAACATGTTTGGCCCCATTCGCGGCCCATGGGACGAGCCATGGCGGGGCTGGTGGGGCGAGAATCCGCCCTACCACGGGCCGGTCTTTGTCCTCACCCACTATGCGCGTATGCCGCTCGTCATGGAGGGCGGCACCACCTTCACCTTTGTCACCGAGGGGATAGCCGCTGCCCTGGCGCTGGCCACTGAAGCGGCCGGCGACGCCGGTGTGGCCATTGCCGGTGGTGCCGCCACCATCAACGCCTACCTTGGCGTCGATCTGATTGACGAGCTGACTTTGCACCTGGCACCCGTCACCGTGGGAGCAGGCGAACGTCTATTTGACGGCCTGCCCAGCAAGGACTTTGTGCAGGTAAGTGCCCGGGCCACGGAATTGGTCACGCACCTGAGATACCGTTTGCTGCGCCCCTAGCTGCACGCGGGCACTTCTCACCGTGGACCACTAGACGGCGAAAATGGGTCTGCTGAAAACTTTTGATGCCTATTTAGCAACATTGGTTGTATCCTGACACCGTGACTACTCCATCCTCCGGCGCCAATGCTGCCGCCGAAAACTTGTCCGAAGAAGCCGTCGACGCCCTTTCCCGGGCTCAGGCTGGCGCCGCCACAACAATCCCCAGCCCGGCACACAGCCACCGCCACGAGTCACTACTGTCCACCCGGGCGGCAAACATCAAGCAGTCCGCTGTGCGTGACGTGTTTGAGATTTCCATGCAGCCGGGGCTGGTATCCCTCGCCGGTGGAAACCCGTACCTGCAATCGCTGCCATTGGAGCGCCTCGGCGCCACAGCCGCGAAGATCATCGCCGAACATGGCCTGGAGGCACTGCAATACGGTGGCGGACAGGGCACCCTGGAGTTGCGCCAGCAGATCTGCGAGGTCATGGCGGCCGAGGGCATCCTCGACGCCGATCCCGAGAACGTCGTCATCACCGCCGGCTCCCAGTCGGCCCAGGACGTGGCTGCCAAGGTCTTCTGCGATCCCGGAGACGTGATCCTGATCGAGGACCCCACCTATGTGGGCGCCCTGAACACCTTCGAGGCCTACGAGGTTGACATGCAGCCGGTGGCCGGGGATGAGCACGGCCTCATCCCCTCTGCCTTGCGTGCCACGATCGCCACCCTGCGGGCTGCTGGCAAGAGCATCAAGCTGCTGTACACGATCCCCAACTTCAACAACCCGTCGGGCGTCATGCTTGCCCCCGACCGCCGCCAGGAGATTGTGGACATCTGCCGCGAGGCGAACATCTTGATATTGGAAGACAACCCTTATGGGCTGTTGAAGTTCGACGGCGTTCTCCCCGCCCCCCTGCGCGCGGCAAACCCCGAGGACGTACTTTATCTGGGCTCCTTTTCCAAAATTTTCGCCCCTGGCCTACGCATAGGCTGGGCCTTGGTGCCTGCACAACTGAAGCAGCGCTACTACCTCGCCAGTGAGGCCGTAACCTTGTGCCCACCCACCTTCAACCAACTATTGGTCAGCGAGTACCTGCGCAATTACGACTGGCAGGGGCAGATCGCCACCTACCGCAGCCTGTACCAGGAGCGTTGCGCCGCACTGCTGGTGGCGCTGGAGGAGTTCATGCCCCAGGGAGTTTCCTGGACACGCCCTGCTGGCGGATTCTTCATCTGGCTCACCTTGCCGGAGGGCATCGACACCTATCCCCTGCTGTACAAGGGCATCGACGCCGGAGTGGTGTTCGTCCCCGGCGCTGCGTTCTCCGTCGTCCCCGGCCCCAGCAACAAGCTGCGCCTGGCGTTTAGTGCCGTCCCACCAACGGCCCTGCGCGAAGGCGTCAAGCGGCTGGCTCCCGTCCTGGCCGAGGCGGTCAACTCCGCAAAATAGGGCTGCCGGAGCGCGGAGACTTGCTCGGGCTCCGCGGCCCCGCACGCTGCAACCATGCAGTGGCCTGTTCGCTGAGCAGCTAAGCGGGTTCGTGCCCTGACCTTTTCGCAGTGCTTCACCAGGTACCTGCCCTACGAATACGGAAACGATTGCCCGTGCCGGCTACCCCGCTCTGGTTGATCGCGGCAGGGACGCCAAAGAGTCGCTGGTTCATGAGGTTCCATGATTTCACATTCGCCTGAACGTGCGTGCCAGCCCGCGCCAGTTGGTCCTGGTACATGGCTGACTTGACGCTGGGGGCCATGATGGCGGTCATATGCTCGGCAAGGTATGTCTCGCCGGCAGTGTTGGGATGCTCCAGGTCGCTGGCCAAATCTTGTGCCGCAGCGCCCTGAAACCAGCCCAGGGACACGGGGTCCACAAACCGCGCCCCCGTGTCCGCCGCCTGTTGTTCCAGCGTCTGGCGGATCACGGTGAGATTCCCCTGGGGATCATCCGATTCCGACGTCGGCCCCACCAGGATCACAGTGGCATCAGGGGCCAGCACCTTGACCCTGGCTAGCGTGCTTTGCACGGCCTGCGCCAGTCCTGAGGCGCCCGTGTCATTGTCCGAGCCAAAAATCACCACCACCTGTGACTGTGAGTTCACCACGCGGTTGACCAGGTCCAGGAAAACATCGCCCGTTTCACCCGGCGTGGCATAGCCGGCGCCATTTTCGGAGGCATTGGCGGTACCCACTTTCAAACCCATCGAGGTGGCGATCGTCTGGGCCTGGGCTGGCCAGGTGTCTCCCGGCGTCCGGAAACCGGTGCTGAGCGAATCGCCAATAACGTCCAGCTCTACCGCCTTGACCGGCGCAATAGCCGGGGCGGCAGCATACGCGGCGGCACCGGAAACCACCACCAGAAGGACCGCAATCATGGAGAGCAGCACGGTGGAGCGGCCCTGCCAATGAAACCGCCGGGTGATCGCGGACCAGCCGGCCCTGGCAGCCACGGCTAAGCCCCTAGGCGTTGTGTTGAAGTCTCTCCATCAGGGGATTGCTTCCTTCTCATAGTGCCAACCATGGCCCCATGTGTTGGGACTTTCAAGGGTATTTGCTAACGGTTTCCTATGTGCCCGCGCCAGATGAAAACTCAGGGGAAAGCAAAGGAACAAGATATCCCCGCCCGGACATTAGTCGGCAAGCGTTTAGCCCCTCTTTCCGGCCTGGCGCCGGCGCCACAGCAGCAACCCGGTTCCCCCGGCAAGGAGCAGTCCGGCACCGGCCAGCAGGGGTAGTGCCGCGGCGCCGGTTGACGCCAGGCCGTTGTTGCCCTGCCCCTCGGCCACGCCGTGCGTTGGGGCGTTCGAGGGAACCGTCGACGGTGCGGTCGTCGGTACGGGGGTGGCTGGGGTTGTGGTGGGCGGAGCTACGGTGGGCGGCGATGTGGGGACCGCCGGTGCCGGGAATACCGTGAACGCGCCGCCTGAGATATCCAAGCCAGTGCTGAACACCGTCGCGGCCGGGACGGGGATCCCTCCCCTGAGTGAGAGGCATTCCAGCGTGACGGTGGCCCCGTCGCCCAAGGCGTAGTCTGCCAGCACCGGGGCTGCAAGGACCCTGGCGGGCTGGGCCGCATCCGCCAACAGCGTGGTGGCGGAGATGACCACGGTGGATCCGTCGCCGCGGATCGCGCCCAGCCGGGCAGCGTCGGCAAAGCCGGCCGGACACGGCGCGGGGGCGAGGGCCCCGGAAAACCCGGGCTGCGCCGTGACGCTTCCCGCACCCAGAACCGCGCCACCGGCATCAAGGAGCGAGAGCACGCCAACACTGTTGGCAGGGGCGGGAGGCGCGGCCGCGTGGGCGGCGGTCGGTGCGGCTAGGAGCAAGGCGGCAATGCCGACGGCGGCGGCGCGGCGTGCGGCAGTATTCAATGACACGAGGAAAGCCCTTCTGGTAGTCGCCCCTTTTTTGATCGCGGGGCGGATGCATCGTCTCGCACCCAGGTGGACCGTCGGTGTCGAACAGGTTAACGATCCTGCCCCGCGCGATGTGCCATGTTCACCCGCCGCGCACCCTGCGTTCACCAACGCTGCCTAGGCTCTGGGATGTTCCAAACTACAAGGAGAGCTTCCACCGATGTGTACGCCGAAAACGCCCATGATGGTATCCCGACGCCAATTGATGGGCGCTGCCGCGCTCGTCGCCGCCGGCCTGGTTGCCGGATCCACCCTCCACGCCACGGCCGCAAGCGCCGCCACGGGAATCGATGACCCGGACGACCTGGCGTGGCTGGTGGGTGACCACCACGTCCACACCATCTACAGCCACGACGCCAAGTACTTGCAAAGCCAGCTGCTGGAGAAGGCAGCCGAATACGGCGTGGATGTCATCGCTTTCACCGAGCACAGTAACTGGGGTCACGCGAACATGGGCGGCGCCCTCAACTCCCAACGCGACATCGCCGCCGCCCGGGCGGCACGCCCCGACATGCTCATCTTCCAGGGGTTGGAGTGGTATATCCCCGCCGCCGAACACGCCTCCGTACTGGTGGCGCCGGGCCCCAACGAGGCCCGCATCCTGCGCCAGTTTGAGCTCCTATGGGACGGTAAGCTCAACGGCTGGGAAAAGCCCGCCGCAGGCTCCAACCAGGCCGCCGAGTGGGAACCCAAGGCCGGGGAGGCCATCGCGTGGTTGGCTGCCCAAAAGAAGGCCGGCTTCATTGACGACGTCGTGGTGCTGGCAAACCACCCGTCCCGCCTGGGCATAGACTCACCCCATGAAATGCGCAATTGGCGCGACGCCGCCCCGGAGATCGTGATCGGCATGGAGGGTGCGCCGGGTGCACAAGCCTCGGCCATCAGCACCTTCGCCAACGCCTCCAGCCAGCGCGGCGAGTACGAGAACTCGCCCAGCGAATTCTCCTTCCCCGGCTTCCCCGCGGAGGCTTACGAGACCCGCGGCGGCTTCGACTGGGTGACCAGCGTGGTGGGCGGGCAGTGGGACTCCATGCTCGCCGAGGGGAAGCCGTTTTGGATCACTTCCAACAGCGACAACCACCTCACAGCCAAGGACACTATGCGGATTGGCGACTACCCCACCGGCGACGGCTGGGACAACGGCGCCTCGCTTAACAACTTCAACCGGGCTGGGCGCCGCCCGGACCCCGTGGAGGCCGGCACCCCCCAGAATGGCAGCGACTTTTGGCCGGGCCAATTCAGTCGAACCCATATCGGTGCCCGCACCCGCAGCTACGCCCACGTGCTCGAAGCCATGCGGGCCGGACGCATGTGGGTTGACCACGGGCACCTGATCGCGGGGCTGGATGTGCGCCTGCGACCCGTGGGCCATACTGGTCCAGGCAAGGTCATGGGGTCCACCCTCACCGTCGCACCGGGGACCGATGTGGAACTTGTCATCACCATCCAGCCCACCACCGCAGCAAACTCCAGCGGGAAGGTGCCCCACTTGGCGCATGTGGACATCATCAAGGGCCTGGTCACCGGGCCCGTCGCCGACAAAGACACCTTCACGGCACCGAATACCAAGGTCCACGAGCGCATCGACACCGCCTCCATGAGCGGTGAAATCGTGCTGACCCGCACCTTCAGCAACGTCACCGAGCCGTTCTACCTGCGCCTGCGCGGCAGCGATGGACTGCGCTTCGGCGTCGGACCCATGGGTGCCGGCGTGGATCCACAGGGACCGATCCCGCACGGCGCCGGCGAGGGCGACCCGTGGGCCGACACCTGGTTCTACGCCAACCCGATCTTTGTCCAACTCAGCGGTACACCGTAGGCCGATCGAAAGGATGCGCAAAGAATCCTCGGACGTAGCGTCCGGGGATTCTTTGTGGATCCGTACTGGGGCTGGCGCTAGTCCAGCAGGAGCGCAGGCTCCTCCATGATGGCCGCCACGTCGGCCATGAACCGCGCGGAGAGGTCGCCGTCCACCACGCGGTGGTCGAAGGAGCCGCCCAGCGTGGTGATCCAGCGCGGGACCACCTCGCCGTCGACCACCCAGGGTTTGAGCTTGATGGTGCCAAAGGCGACGATTGCCACCTCGCCGGGGTTGATGATCGGTGTGCCCGTATCGATGCCCAGGACGCCAATATTGGTGACGGTCAGCGAGCCACCCTGCATGTCGGCGGGCGTGGTCTTGCCCGCCCGTGCCGTGGCGGCCAGGGAGTTCAGCGCAATAGCCAGCTCCTTCAGGGACAGGTCCTGGGCGTCCTTGATGTTGGGCACCATCAGCCCGCGCGGCGTGGCCGCGGCGATGCCCAGGTTCATGAAGTGCTTGATGATAATCTCATCGCCGGCCCAGGTGGCATTGACGGAGGGGTTGCGTGCGGCAGCCCAAATGACGGCCTTGGCCAGGATCAGCAGCGGCGAAACCCTGATGCCTTCAAAGTCGCGCGACGCCTTAAGGCGTTTCACAAACTCCATGGTGCGCGAGGCGTCAACGTCAACAAAAATGCTCACATGCGGCGCGGAGAAGGCGCTCTCCACCATGGCCTTGGCGGTCGCCTTGCGCACACCCTTGACCTTGATGCGCTCCTCGCGGGGATCCTCGGGGCCTCCGGAAGCTGCTGCCGGCGCCCAAAAGGTGCCCACCTGCTCCTGTTGTTCGGCCACGCGTTGTTCCTGATAGCCGAGCAGATCCTTTTTGGTGATCTCCCCGCGCGGGCCCGTAGGCACAACGTCCGCCAGGTTGATACCCAGGTCCTTCGCGGTCTTACGGACGGGGGGTTTCGCCAGCACGCGGTTCGCCTGTGCACTGCCTGGGCCTGCGCTGCCAGGTATTGCGCTGCCAGGGCTCGACGCCGGAGCCGGGCTTACGCGCGGACGGCGTCTGACGGCGTCGGCTTTGGGACCGGAGCCCACCAGGGGCTTCATGACCTCAGCCTCCTTCTCCTGAACGGGTGCCGATGCGCCAGCCTCGGCGGGGGCTACAGCGGATGCTACATCGGCGGCCGTGGCCTCGGAGCCGATGGCGATGATGTCCGTGCCAACATCCACGGTGTCACCCTCGGCCACCATCAGCTGCGCCACCATGCCCGCGTACGGCGAGGGTAGCTCAACGATCGACTTGGCGGTTTCAATTTCCACGATCACGTCGTTGATGGCAACGACGTCGCCCGCCTTAACCTTCCAGGAAACGATCTCGGCCTCCAGGAGGCCTTCGCCCACGTCAGGGAGCTTGAAGAAATTCAGGGTCGACATGTGTGGCCTTCCTAATATGCGAAGGCGCGGTCCAACGCCTCCAGCATGCGGTCAATGTCCGGCAGGTAGTGCTCTTCAACGCGCGCCACCGGGTACGGCATGTGGAAGCCGCCCACGCGGATCGCGGGTGCTTCAAGCGAGTAAAAGCAGCGTTCGCTCATGCGGGAGGCGATCTCCCCGCCGATACCCCCAAAGATGGGGGCCTCGTGGGCCACCACCAGCCGGCCGGTCTTGTTCACCGAGGCTTCAACCGTGTCAAAGTCTATGGGGGAAATGGAGCGCAGGTCGATCACTTCCACGCTATGCCCGTCCTCGGCGGCGGCGTTGGCTGCGGCCAGGGCCACCGGAACCAGGGGGCCGTAGGCGACGATGGTGGCGTCGGTGCCCTCGCGCAGGACGTGGGCCTTGAAGGGGTCGCCCGGGGAATTCTCGGTGTCGACCTCGCCCTTGAGCCAGTAGCGGCGCTTGGGCTCGAAGACGATCACGGGGTCCTTGCAGGCCACCGCCTGCTGGATCATCCAGTAGGCGTCGTTTGCGTTGGACGGGGTGATGATGCGCAGCCCGGCCGTGTGCGCGAACAGGGCCTCGGGTGACTCGGAGTGGTGCTCGATGGATCCGATGCCGCCACCGTAGGGAATGCGGATCACCACGGGCGCGCTGAGCTGGCCGTCGGAGCGGGTATGGATTTTCGCCAGCTGGGTGGTGATCTGGTTGAAGCCCGGGAACACAAAGCCGTCGAATTGGATCTCACAGATAGGCCGGTGGCCG
This region of Arthrobacter alpinus genomic DNA includes:
- a CDS encoding helix-turn-helix domain-containing protein, encoding MSLLAPRLSSALNPGEQGTLASVLAGSDDVTVFVDGTAHRLAPEARDAVLDLLQRLAGGDTVTVASVAELLTTSQAAELAGISHTFLRNMTDRGEIPVQYRGSHRRIRREDVMAWLAGQENATNTH
- a CDS encoding nucleotidyltransferase family protein, producing MVPTVAVLLAAGSGSRLGRGPKALLPFHGSTLVEHAAQALRDGGCTETVVVAGSGSAQLQALQATATARPAGRSRARALTACHLVVNEDWATGMGGSFRLGVASVNPGHNVLVALVDQPGVTAGLVARLLAAHQPGRITAAGYAQAPGFGAGPTPSLVRGHPIIFSPSLAAAAAALSDGDAGARTFLRDYPELIDVVDCSDLSDGADVDTPADLRLLD
- a CDS encoding PucR family transcriptional regulator, yielding MRNQEIEDLVERLALELGRGLSLEDLDGLLLAYSANQSHADRVRVNFLLSKKVPADVNSWQHSHGIAAAVRPVVVPANEELGMLGRVCVPLLVRGFRVGYLWVQQDHIEQSATAILAQLPQVRDSLDLLATLLLESNTAESSLRRAREQEFLNAAEGDKHLIEVVSEWPEIRRRGPWQVATVYAVADPVEARLRRGHAQYDSLAAALVHRSAGLQATIGIDGALFTAGMGTHAVMLFRATQGRAGHAAVLERYTAELRKRTGVPASNVVMGIGESFTSLRALPEAYRESKIAVQAAVVDPALGAVLDVRGAGVYEVLAGGAANPEDSVYYRLIRDKDGAAELFPVLELLYDNDGAVAKIAGALHLHRSTIYNRLARVRGIIGADPLAGRVRLELHVALKAARWSSRPRI
- the ald gene encoding alanine dehydrogenase yields the protein MIIGVPKEIKNNEFRVAITASGVHEFVRQGHTVLIERGAGVGSSIEDSEYTGAGAELVTDAAEVWGRADMVMKVKEPISVEYPHFRKGLVLFTYLHLAAEPELTRALMSSGVTAIAYETVQIGRSLPLLAPMSEVAGRLSVQVGAACLTAPAGGKGILLGGVPGVRPANVVILGAGVSGTNAAAMAIGAGADVTILDINIVRLQELDAQYQGRLKTVASNSLEIERSLMQADLVIGSVLIPGAKAPKLVTNDLVARMKPGSVLVDIAVDQGGCFEDSHPTTHADPTFKVHNSVFYCVANMPGAVPNTSTYALTNVTLRYAVALANLGVAAALEADPALAAGLNVAGGQVAHHSVSGAHGLPLAADWRQLV
- a CDS encoding alpha/beta fold hydrolase, which encodes MTAFTTSADGTRIAYDVRGEGPPVILVAGAMQFRAFDPVTSAMAGLLSARGFTVINFDRRGRGESARAPSFTLLNTLEDLHALTEVAGGPVTLVGNSSGGAISLAAAAAGLPVSAMVLFEVPLGVEGGADGKQNLDGLRERIAGTSPDATVEYFMKDMPTEWLEGARNSPGWPVMTAMGPSLEADFEALAWTQSAPRTELWKSITVPTLALVGEQTLPIMPPAADSIAAHLLHARRESIPAANHSWEPEVMAARIAAFLSE
- a CDS encoding dihydrofolate reductase family protein; the protein is MGLVTCGVGISLDGYVAGRHQSAELPMGEGVDNRLHRWMFEQPEANKAEMDELTAAGAFIMGRNMFGPIRGPWDEPWRGWWGENPPYHGPVFVLTHYARMPLVMEGGTTFTFVTEGIAAALALATEAAGDAGVAIAGGAATINAYLGVDLIDELTLHLAPVTVGAGERLFDGLPSKDFVQVSARATELVTHLRYRLLRP
- a CDS encoding PLP-dependent aminotransferase family protein; the protein is MTTPSSGANAAAENLSEEAVDALSRAQAGAATTIPSPAHSHRHESLLSTRAANIKQSAVRDVFEISMQPGLVSLAGGNPYLQSLPLERLGATAAKIIAEHGLEALQYGGGQGTLELRQQICEVMAAEGILDADPENVVITAGSQSAQDVAAKVFCDPGDVILIEDPTYVGALNTFEAYEVDMQPVAGDEHGLIPSALRATIATLRAAGKSIKLLYTIPNFNNPSGVMLAPDRRQEIVDICREANILILEDNPYGLLKFDGVLPAPLRAANPEDVLYLGSFSKIFAPGLRIGWALVPAQLKQRYYLASEAVTLCPPTFNQLLVSEYLRNYDWQGQIATYRSLYQERCAALLVALEEFMPQGVSWTRPAGGFFIWLTLPEGIDTYPLLYKGIDAGVVFVPGAAFSVVPGPSNKLRLAFSAVPPTALREGVKRLAPVLAEAVNSAK
- a CDS encoding SGNH/GDSL hydrolase family protein produces the protein MAARAGWSAITRRFHWQGRSTVLLSMIAVLLVVVSGAAAYAAAPAIAPVKAVELDVIGDSLSTGFRTPGDTWPAQAQTIATSMGLKVGTANASENGAGYATPGETGDVFLDLVNRVVNSQSQVVVIFGSDNDTGASGLAQAVQSTLARVKVLAPDATVILVGPTSESDDPQGNLTVIRQTLEQQAADTGARFVDPVSLGWFQGAAAQDLASDLEHPNTAGETYLAEHMTAIMAPSVKSAMYQDQLARAGTHVQANVKSWNLMNQRLFGVPAAINQSGVAGTGNRFRIRRAGTW
- a CDS encoding LPXTG cell wall anchor domain-containing protein, which codes for MSLNTAARRAAAVGIAALLLAAPTAAHAAAPPAPANSVGVLSLLDAGGAVLGAGSVTAQPGFSGALAPAPCPAGFADAARLGAIRGDGSTVVISATTLLADAAQPARVLAAPVLADYALGDGATVTLECLSLRGGIPVPAATVFSTGLDISGGAFTVFPAPAVPTSPPTVAPPTTTPATPVPTTAPSTVPSNAPTHGVAEGQGNNGLASTGAAALPLLAGAGLLLAGGTGLLLWRRRQAGKRG